Proteins encoded together in one Oxalobacteraceae sp. CFBP 8761 window:
- the phaC gene encoding class I poly(R)-hydroxyalkanoic acid synthase, which translates to MNMPDPQALAAAWLSQWSDPAAWQPWMTMMSTMPAMPTMPAPGGTSPLAGFLKDAGAGIDTARMEAIRDDYLKKATQLWQDVMLGKTPELSDRRFAAAEWRNNPLSAFSAASYLLNAECMMAMADAIEVGPRERQKLRFSVQQMIDAMSPANFLATNPEAQQQMIETQGESLTKGLTNMLTDMQKGRISQSDETAFEVGRNVGNTAGQVVFENDLFQLIQYTPTTANVHSVPLVMIPPCINKFYILDLQPENSLVRYVVEQGHTVFMVSWRNPDRSQSHLRWDDYVEDGAIRALDVVAEITGQEKAHVFGFCVGGTIAAMALAVLAARGRQPAASLSLLTTLLDFSDAGVLEVFIDETQVALREQKLAAGGLMPGRDLATTFSSLRPNDLVWNYVQQNYLKGKEPPAFDLLYWNADSTNLPGPMFCWYLRNMYLENKLKHPGALTVCGVPVNLGAIDAPVFVYGSKEDHIVPWTAAFASMQLLNPGNPKANRFVLGASGHIAGVINPASKNKRSYWANDKGGKSRPKTDGAWFESAAEHKGSWWPEWAKFLAENGGAQMPAPGVAGSSDYPPSEPAPGRYVQVRGD; encoded by the coding sequence ATGAACATGCCTGATCCACAAGCGCTTGCCGCCGCCTGGTTGTCCCAATGGTCCGATCCTGCCGCCTGGCAGCCCTGGATGACGATGATGTCCACCATGCCGGCCATGCCGACGATGCCCGCGCCGGGCGGCACCAGTCCGCTGGCCGGCTTCCTCAAGGATGCCGGCGCCGGCATCGACACGGCCCGCATGGAAGCGATCCGTGACGATTATCTCAAGAAAGCAACGCAGCTGTGGCAAGACGTCATGTTGGGCAAGACGCCCGAACTGAGCGACCGGCGCTTCGCTGCAGCCGAATGGCGCAATAATCCGCTGTCGGCGTTCTCGGCCGCTTCGTACCTGCTGAACGCCGAATGCATGATGGCCATGGCCGATGCGATCGAGGTTGGCCCGCGCGAGCGCCAGAAGCTGCGCTTCTCGGTCCAGCAAATGATCGACGCGATGTCGCCGGCCAACTTCCTGGCCACGAATCCGGAAGCGCAGCAGCAGATGATCGAGACCCAGGGCGAAAGCCTGACCAAAGGCCTGACCAATATGCTGACCGACATGCAGAAGGGCCGCATTTCGCAATCGGACGAAACAGCCTTCGAAGTGGGCCGCAATGTTGGCAACACGGCTGGTCAGGTCGTGTTTGAAAACGACTTGTTCCAGCTGATCCAGTACACGCCAACCACGGCGAACGTGCACAGCGTGCCGCTGGTCATGATCCCGCCGTGCATCAACAAGTTCTACATCCTCGACCTGCAGCCCGAAAATTCACTGGTGCGCTACGTGGTGGAGCAGGGCCATACCGTGTTCATGGTGTCCTGGCGTAATCCGGACCGCAGCCAGTCGCACCTGCGCTGGGACGATTACGTCGAAGACGGCGCGATCCGCGCGCTTGACGTTGTCGCCGAGATCACCGGGCAAGAAAAAGCGCACGTGTTCGGCTTCTGTGTCGGCGGCACCATCGCCGCCATGGCGCTGGCCGTGCTGGCCGCACGCGGCCGCCAGCCGGCCGCCAGCCTGTCGCTGCTGACCACGCTGCTGGATTTTTCGGACGCCGGCGTGCTCGAGGTGTTCATCGACGAAACCCAGGTGGCGCTGCGCGAGCAGAAGCTCGCTGCCGGCGGCCTGATGCCGGGCCGCGACCTGGCGACGACCTTCTCGTCGCTGCGCCCGAACGATCTGGTCTGGAACTATGTCCAGCAAAACTATCTGAAGGGCAAGGAACCGCCGGCATTCGATCTGCTGTACTGGAACGCCGACAGCACCAATTTGCCAGGGCCGATGTTCTGCTGGTACTTGCGCAATATGTACCTGGAGAACAAGCTCAAGCACCCGGGCGCGCTGACGGTGTGCGGCGTGCCGGTCAACCTGGGCGCCATCGACGCGCCGGTGTTCGTCTACGGCTCGAAGGAAGACCATATCGTGCCATGGACGGCGGCATTCGCCTCGATGCAGTTGCTCAACCCCGGCAATCCGAAGGCGAACCGCTTCGTACTGGGTGCATCGGGCCATATCGCCGGTGTCATCAACCCGGCCTCGAAAAACAAGCGCAGTTACTGGGCCAACGACAAGGGCGGCAAGTCGCGGCCAAAGACGGATGGCGCGTGGTTCGAGAGTGCTGCAGAGCACAAAGGCAGTTGGTGGCCAGAGTGGGCAAAATTTCTGGCGGAGAACGGCGGCGCGCAAATGCCGGCCCCAGGCGTCGCTGGCAGCAGCGACTATCCACCGTCCGAGCCTGCGCCGGGGCGCTATGTGCAGGTCAGGGGCGACTGA
- the pgeF gene encoding peptidoglycan editing factor PgeF — protein MSTLDRSALVWPDWPDLPATVGALATSRDGGVSVGPYDDGKGGGGLNLGLHVNDAPEAVAANRALLQDWLPGRPAWIAQVHGADVVDAGTVGPGQPVRTGDASIATMPGVVCGIMTADCLPVLFADLDGKVVGAAHAGWRGLAGGVLGATVRAMRAAGAGEITAWMGPAIGPAAFEVGDDVVAAFAATLPGDATRACFSAYPGRPGKYLADMFTLARLMLARDGVERVHGGGLCTASAPERFYSYRRDGVTGRQASLIWLK, from the coding sequence ATGAGCACGCTGGACCGGTCAGCGCTGGTCTGGCCCGATTGGCCTGACTTGCCGGCAACCGTCGGCGCGCTGGCGACCAGCCGCGATGGCGGCGTCTCCGTCGGTCCGTACGATGACGGCAAGGGCGGTGGGGGCCTGAATCTGGGCCTTCACGTGAACGACGCGCCTGAGGCGGTCGCCGCCAACCGCGCCTTGCTGCAAGACTGGCTGCCGGGCCGCCCGGCCTGGATCGCCCAGGTGCATGGCGCCGACGTCGTTGACGCCGGCACCGTGGGTCCAGGCCAGCCCGTGCGCACGGGCGACGCCAGCATCGCAACGATGCCTGGCGTCGTCTGCGGCATCATGACTGCCGATTGCCTGCCCGTGCTGTTTGCCGACTTGGATGGCAAGGTGGTGGGCGCAGCGCACGCTGGCTGGCGCGGGTTGGCTGGTGGCGTGCTGGGCGCCACCGTGCGCGCGATGCGTGCGGCCGGCGCGGGCGAGATCACAGCGTGGATGGGGCCGGCGATCGGTCCCGCCGCGTTCGAGGTTGGCGACGACGTAGTGGCGGCATTTGCCGCGACGCTGCCGGGCGACGCAACACGTGCCTGTTTCTCTGCCTACCCGGGTCGCCCCGGTAAATACCTCGCTGACATGTTCACGCTCGCACGTTTGATGCTGGCGCGTGACGGTGTCGAACGCGTGCATGGTGGCGGGCTGTGTACGGCCAGTGCGCCGGAGCGCTTTTATTCCTATCGCCGCGATGGCGTGACCGGCCGCCAGGCTAGCCTCATTTGGCTCAAATAG
- a CDS encoding RluA family pseudouridine synthase: MILTPAPNPADLPIDPDFDDELEIGFVPLPGTDLSPITLALQEEHCGQRLDKVVAGLVPQFSRSRLQQWFESGHITVDGKPARGKDTAYGDEAIVVVPQAAPEDTAFAPEAMDLTIVYEDDDIMVVNKPAGLVVHPGSGNWTGTLLNGLLHHCPQLVGVPRAGIVHRLDKDTSGLMVVGKTLAAQTDLVRQLQARTVKREYFALVWGTPRLSGTIDSPMGRDAKDRVKMAVSSSPFAKPAITHYERVISGELDRRPVTLVRCRLETGRTHQIRVHMQSLGFSLVGDAVYGKRHLTPVFPRQALQARRLGLVHPATGEQCEWTVPLADDFAELIARAGIEEPELGEFGTAIDDAADDDNGVVTYRA; encoded by the coding sequence GTGATATTAACTCCTGCGCCGAATCCGGCGGATTTACCGATTGACCCTGATTTTGACGATGAACTGGAGATCGGGTTCGTCCCGTTGCCAGGCACCGATCTGTCGCCCATTACCCTGGCGCTGCAAGAGGAACACTGCGGCCAGCGCCTCGACAAGGTAGTGGCCGGCCTCGTGCCGCAGTTCTCGCGCAGCCGCCTGCAGCAATGGTTTGAAAGCGGCCACATCACGGTTGACGGTAAACCGGCCCGGGGCAAGGACACGGCCTATGGCGATGAAGCCATTGTCGTCGTGCCACAAGCTGCGCCTGAAGACACGGCGTTCGCGCCGGAAGCGATGGATCTCACCATCGTGTACGAAGACGACGACATCATGGTCGTCAACAAGCCGGCGGGCCTCGTCGTGCACCCGGGTTCGGGCAACTGGACCGGCACGCTGCTCAACGGCTTGCTGCACCACTGCCCGCAACTGGTCGGCGTGCCGCGCGCCGGCATCGTCCACCGTCTCGACAAGGATACCAGTGGCCTGATGGTCGTCGGTAAAACGCTCGCCGCGCAAACCGACCTCGTGCGCCAGTTGCAGGCACGCACCGTCAAGCGCGAATACTTCGCGCTGGTGTGGGGCACGCCGCGCCTGTCGGGCACGATCGACAGCCCGATGGGGCGCGATGCCAAAGACCGCGTCAAGATGGCGGTCTCGAGCAGCCCGTTCGCCAAGCCGGCGATCACCCATTACGAGCGTGTCATTTCGGGCGAGCTCGATCGGCGTCCCGTCACGCTGGTGCGCTGCCGCCTGGAAACAGGTCGCACCCACCAGATTCGCGTGCACATGCAGTCGCTGGGCTTTTCGCTCGTCGGCGACGCGGTGTATGGCAAGCGGCACCTGACGCCCGTGTTCCCGCGCCAGGCGCTGCAGGCGCGCCGCCTGGGTCTCGTGCATCCGGCCACCGGTGAGCAATGCGAATGGACCGTGCCGCTGGCCGACGATTTCGCCGAGCTGATCGCGCGTGCGGGCATCGAAGAGCCGGAACTGGGTGAGTTCGGCACGGCGATCGATGATGCCGCCGACGACGACAACGGCGTCGTCACCTACCGCGCATGA
- a CDS encoding outer membrane protein assembly factor BamD yields the protein MQKKLSVLVATCALVGLSACSMLPKAKDESKNWSAEKLYAEAREEMAGGHYEAAIPLFQRLETNFPFGVYATQAQMEVAYAHYKSADQAQALAAVERFIKLHPNHPQVDYMYYLRGLINFNDQLGFFSFVYSQDPTERDPRATREAFAAFKALVDKYPNSKYAADATERMSYLINAMAQYEVHVANYYYRRGSYLAALNRAQDAVTNYTDAPAREEALFIMIRAYDKLGMPLLRDDTQRVFALNYPDSYFLNPNARGDAPWWKFWSKGGAKAAPKDAVQ from the coding sequence ATGCAAAAAAAATTGTCTGTGTTGGTCGCTACTTGCGCCCTCGTCGGTCTGTCGGCATGCAGTATGCTGCCTAAGGCCAAGGACGAGTCCAAAAACTGGTCGGCGGAGAAATTATACGCTGAGGCGCGCGAAGAGATGGCAGGTGGGCACTACGAAGCCGCAATCCCGTTGTTCCAGCGGCTCGAAACCAACTTCCCATTCGGCGTGTACGCAACACAAGCGCAAATGGAAGTGGCGTACGCCCACTACAAGTCGGCTGACCAGGCGCAAGCGCTGGCGGCGGTCGAGCGCTTCATCAAGCTGCACCCGAACCACCCCCAGGTCGACTACATGTACTACCTGCGTGGCCTGATCAATTTCAACGATCAGCTCGGGTTCTTCAGCTTCGTGTACTCGCAGGACCCGACCGAGCGCGATCCGCGTGCAACGCGTGAAGCGTTCGCGGCGTTCAAGGCGCTGGTCGACAAGTACCCGAACAGCAAGTACGCGGCCGACGCAACCGAGCGCATGAGCTACTTGATCAATGCGATGGCCCAGTACGAAGTGCACGTGGCGAATTATTACTACCGCCGCGGCTCGTACCTGGCGGCGCTCAATCGTGCCCAGGATGCGGTGACCAACTACACCGACGCTCCGGCGCGTGAAGAAGCGCTGTTCATCATGATCCGCGCGTACGACAAGCTCGGCATGCCGCTGCTGCGCGACGATACGCAGCGTGTGTTCGCGCTGAACTATCCGGACAGCTACTTCCTGAACCCGAACGCACGCGGCGATGCGCCGTGGTGGAAGTTCTGGTCCAAAGGTGGTGCCAAGGCGGCGCCGAAGGATGCGGTGCAGTAA
- the yaaA gene encoding peroxide stress protein YaaA has product MLIVLSPAKSLDLESPLTTPHQSTPDFIAHAGELIEVLRGHSPASISELMDLSDALSMLNVGRYAHWDADHGQARPAIMSFNGDVYTGFDARTLNTEALTFAQRHVRILSGLYGVLRPLDQMHPYRLEMGTRLATPRGKDLYAFWGETITTALNQQLAVNGSTALVNLASTEYFKSVKPRLLAAPVIEPVFQDWKNGNYKIISFYAKRARGMMARYATENGITDPEGLKDFDVDGYAFEPAASSERAWVFRRRIAV; this is encoded by the coding sequence ATGCTGATTGTCCTGTCTCCCGCCAAGTCCCTCGATCTCGAATCGCCCCTGACCACGCCGCACCAGTCCACCCCCGACTTCATTGCCCACGCGGGCGAACTGATCGAAGTCCTGCGCGGCCATTCGCCCGCCTCGATCAGCGAACTGATGGACCTGTCCGACGCGCTGTCGATGCTCAACGTCGGGCGCTACGCCCACTGGGATGCCGATCATGGACAAGCGCGGCCGGCGATCATGTCGTTCAATGGCGACGTGTACACCGGCTTCGATGCGCGCACGTTGAACACGGAGGCGCTGACGTTTGCCCAGCGCCATGTGCGCATCCTGTCGGGCCTGTACGGCGTACTGCGCCCGCTCGACCAGATGCATCCGTATCGCCTGGAAATGGGTACCCGGCTGGCCACCCCGCGCGGCAAGGACCTGTATGCGTTCTGGGGCGAGACGATCACCACCGCCCTGAATCAGCAACTGGCCGTAAACGGCTCGACGGCGCTGGTGAATCTGGCCTCGACCGAGTACTTCAAGTCGGTCAAGCCCAGGCTGCTGGCCGCGCCCGTCATCGAGCCCGTGTTCCAGGACTGGAAAAATGGCAACTACAAGATCATCTCGTTCTACGCCAAGCGCGCGCGCGGGATGATGGCGCGCTATGCCACCGAGAACGGCATCACCGATCCGGAGGGGCTCAAGGACTTCGATGTCGACGGCTATGCCTTCGAGCCGGCGGCTTCAAGCGAGCGCGCGTGGGTGTTCCGGCGCCGCATCGCAGTGTAG
- a CDS encoding putative toxin-antitoxin system toxin component, PIN family, producing the protein MITAPAPTIVIDTNVLLDLFVFHDPRWADLLAAIESKEIDAITRADCRAEYLAVLHYQHLPLDDDSRLAAAARFDALLRLVDVDSKAIRLPVCTDRDDQKFMELARDAGASILISKDKALLKLGRKTTQAGLFRIMLPEVWVATWRQARAEGTLE; encoded by the coding sequence ATGATAACCGCTCCAGCCCCAACCATCGTCATCGACACCAATGTGCTGCTCGACCTGTTCGTGTTCCACGATCCGCGCTGGGCCGACCTGCTTGCCGCCATCGAATCGAAGGAGATCGACGCCATCACACGCGCCGACTGCCGCGCCGAATACCTGGCCGTGCTGCACTACCAGCACCTGCCGCTGGACGACGACAGCCGCCTGGCCGCCGCCGCCCGCTTCGACGCGCTGCTGCGCCTCGTTGACGTCGATTCGAAAGCGATCCGCCTGCCCGTGTGTACCGACCGCGACGACCAGAAATTTATGGAGCTCGCACGCGACGCCGGCGCGTCGATCCTGATCAGCAAGGACAAGGCGCTGCTCAAGCTGGGACGCAAGACGACGCAGGCGGGCCTGTTTCGCATCATGCTGCCCGAGGTGTGGGTCGCCACGTGGCGCCAGGCCAGGGCAGAAGGCACGCTAGAATAA
- a CDS encoding pyridoxal phosphate-dependent aminotransferase, with the protein MSLPPLVSRLPHVGTTVFTRMSQLAIDHGAVNLGQGFPDFACDPALVDLVTDAMRAGHNQYPPMTGLPALRQAIAAKIETTYGQRYDANSEITVTAGASQAIQSAILAVVHPGDEVIVIEPAYDCYAPAIALAGGVVVPVTMRLDADGYRVEWNDVRAAVTPRTRMVVINTPHNPTGTILRQADLEALVAIVQDTQILVLSDEVYEHMVFDGEPHASVARHPALAERAFVVSSFGKTFHVTGWKIGYVAAPAALMIEFRKVHQYNVFCVNAPMQHAIAAYLQDPAPWRDLPAFYQAKRDLFREGLAASRFTLLPSDGTYFQCVRYDAISSLSEAEFAEWLTREIKVAAIPVSAFYSQPKESHVVRFCFAKKDETLQLALERLARL; encoded by the coding sequence ATGAGCCTTCCACCGCTGGTCTCCCGCCTGCCGCACGTCGGCACCACCGTGTTCACCCGCATGTCGCAACTGGCCATCGACCATGGCGCCGTCAACCTGGGCCAGGGTTTCCCCGATTTCGCGTGCGACCCGGCGCTGGTCGACCTGGTGACCGACGCGATGCGCGCCGGGCATAACCAGTACCCGCCAATGACCGGCCTGCCGGCACTGCGCCAGGCGATTGCGGCCAAGATCGAAACCACCTACGGCCAGCGCTACGACGCCAACAGCGAGATCACCGTCACCGCCGGCGCCAGCCAGGCGATCCAGTCGGCGATCCTGGCCGTCGTGCACCCGGGCGACGAGGTGATCGTCATCGAGCCGGCCTACGATTGCTATGCGCCGGCCATTGCGCTGGCAGGTGGCGTCGTGGTGCCGGTGACGATGCGGCTGGACGCCGATGGCTACCGCGTTGAATGGAACGACGTGCGGGCAGCGGTCACGCCGCGCACACGCATGGTCGTCATCAACACGCCGCACAACCCGACCGGCACGATCCTGCGCCAGGCCGATCTCGAGGCCCTAGTGGCGATCGTGCAGGACACGCAGATCCTGGTGCTGTCGGACGAAGTGTATGAACACATGGTGTTCGACGGCGAGCCGCATGCATCGGTGGCGCGCCACCCGGCGCTGGCCGAACGCGCATTCGTCGTCTCGAGCTTCGGCAAGACGTTCCACGTGACCGGCTGGAAGATCGGTTACGTGGCCGCACCGGCTGCGTTGATGATCGAGTTTCGCAAGGTCCACCAGTACAACGTCTTTTGCGTCAACGCGCCGATGCAGCACGCGATTGCCGCCTACCTGCAGGACCCGGCGCCGTGGCGCGACCTGCCGGCGTTCTACCAGGCCAAGCGCGACCTGTTCCGCGAGGGGCTGGCGGCGTCGCGCTTCACGCTGCTGCCATCGGACGGCACCTACTTCCAGTGCGTGCGCTACGACGCGATCTCGAGCCTGAGTGAAGCGGAGTTTGCCGAATGGCTCACGCGCGAGATCAAGGTCGCCGCCATTCCTGTTTCGGCGTTCTACAGCCAGCCGAAGGAATCGCACGTGGTGCGTTTCTGCTTCGCGAAAAAAGACGAGACGCTGCAGCTTGCGCTGGAGCGTCTCGCACGGTTGTAG
- a CDS encoding HlyC/CorC family transporter codes for MNLFEHLALLAVLVLAAGFLSLTEISLAGARKIKLKLLAEAGDDRARKVMALQAHSADFFAASQLGLNAIAILGGILGEGALRPFFLEWLSVVYTGPGRENIAFTLSFVFVTTLFVLFSDLMPKRLALISPETTAMAVIRPVLFVIRLFKPFSWTLNVIANGLFKLFGINMTREDRITFDEISAVVEAGAQAGVLQKQEQHFIENVFELESRAVTSTMTTRENIVFFDLTEPEESVRQKIAAHSLSKFPVCDGVIDRVVGYVDTRDILVRLLNNQSHFHLSESTIRTVLIIPDSLTLSELLDRFRSSKETFAVVINEYAFVVGVITLSDIMVTVMGRWGSPLEADQQTMQREDGSWLIDGSTPVAEMKRVIDLQSLPEEERYETAAGFMMFMLRKVPKQTDSVEYEGMRFEVLDVDHHRIDQILVKRLDPGQKALGAATPAAH; via the coding sequence ATGAACTTGTTCGAACATTTGGCCTTGCTGGCCGTGCTGGTGCTTGCGGCGGGCTTCCTGTCGCTCACCGAGATCTCGCTGGCAGGCGCCCGCAAAATCAAACTCAAATTGCTGGCCGAGGCGGGCGACGACCGTGCCCGCAAGGTCATGGCACTGCAGGCGCATTCGGCCGACTTCTTCGCCGCCTCGCAGCTCGGCCTGAACGCCATTGCGATCCTCGGCGGTATTCTGGGCGAAGGGGCGCTGCGCCCGTTCTTCCTCGAGTGGCTGTCCGTGGTCTACACGGGCCCGGGGCGCGAGAACATCGCCTTCACGCTGTCGTTCGTGTTCGTCACCACGCTGTTCGTGCTGTTCTCGGACCTGATGCCCAAACGCCTGGCCCTGATCTCGCCCGAGACGACGGCGATGGCGGTGATCCGCCCGGTGCTGTTCGTCATCCGCCTGTTCAAACCGTTCTCGTGGACGCTGAACGTGATCGCCAACGGCTTGTTCAAGCTCTTCGGCATCAACATGACGCGCGAAGACCGCATCACGTTCGATGAAATTTCGGCCGTGGTCGAAGCGGGCGCGCAGGCCGGCGTGCTGCAAAAGCAGGAGCAGCACTTCATCGAGAACGTGTTCGAACTCGAGTCGCGCGCCGTGACGTCGACGATGACGACGCGAGAAAACATCGTGTTCTTCGACCTGACCGAGCCCGAAGAAAGCGTGCGCCAGAAGATCGCTGCGCATTCGTTGTCGAAATTCCCTGTCTGCGATGGCGTGATCGACCGCGTGGTCGGCTATGTCGACACCCGCGACATCCTGGTGCGCCTCTTGAACAACCAGTCGCACTTCCACCTGAGCGAATCGACGATCCGTACGGTCTTGATCATCCCCGACAGCCTGACGCTGTCCGAGCTGCTGGACCGCTTCCGCTCCAGCAAGGAGACCTTCGCGGTCGTGATCAACGAGTATGCGTTCGTCGTCGGCGTGATCACGCTGTCGGACATCATGGTGACGGTGATGGGGCGCTGGGGCAGCCCGCTGGAAGCGGACCAGCAAACGATGCAGCGCGAAGACGGCTCGTGGCTGATCGACGGCAGCACGCCGGTGGCCGAGATGAAGCGCGTGATCGACCTGCAGTCGCTGCCCGAAGAAGAGCGCTACGAAACGGCAGCCGGCTTCATGATGTTCATGCTGCGCAAGGTGCCCAAGCAGACCGACAGCGTCGAGTACGAAGGCATGCGTTTCGAGGTACTCGACGTCGACCATCACCGCATCGACCAGATACTGGTCAAGCGCCTCGACCCGGGGCAGAAGGCGCTCGGGGCGGCGACGCCTGCCGCCCACTAG
- a CDS encoding tetratricopeptide repeat protein, with protein sequence MSLINKMLKDLDARAGQPGAAPLPADVRPVAAPERRGPALRAALVGGALLAVGAGVAGWKTMQTAPAPTPAPAVLAAAPVPARTAVVVDMPAAAPVQVVDVAPAAPVPAPEPEPAPEPAPAPAARRAAPVAAAPTARPAPRTVSVVQNAPAAPAAGRTDTPSQRAENAYRRALAVLEDGRVTEAIATLQAGLQIDPRHEAARQTLVGLLIEAGRPDDAMRQLQAALALDARQPALAMLLARLQLERGGPAIDTLMRTLPYAAGNGEYHAFLAGVLQREGRVHEAADHYQAALKRSPGNGVWWMGLGIALQADKRDAESRAAFTQAQASGTLSPELQAFVERRLGQLGR encoded by the coding sequence ATGAGCCTGATTAACAAGATGCTCAAGGACCTCGACGCGCGCGCCGGCCAGCCTGGCGCGGCGCCGCTGCCGGCCGACGTGCGGCCCGTGGCTGCACCGGAGCGGCGCGGACCGGCGCTGCGTGCGGCGCTGGTCGGTGGCGCGCTGCTGGCGGTCGGCGCAGGTGTCGCCGGCTGGAAGACGATGCAGACGGCGCCTGCGCCGACACCGGCGCCTGCCGTGCTGGCCGCTGCGCCAGTCCCGGCACGCACGGCGGTGGTGGTGGACATGCCGGCGGCAGCGCCGGTGCAGGTGGTCGATGTGGCGCCAGCTGCGCCGGTGCCGGCACCGGAACCAGAGCCGGCACCGGAACCAGCACCGGCACCGGCAGCCAGGCGTGCCGCGCCGGTCGCTGCGGCACCAACCGCCAGGCCCGCGCCACGCACGGTCTCCGTGGTGCAGAATGCACCGGCTGCGCCGGCAGCCGGTCGCACCGACACGCCATCGCAACGGGCCGAAAACGCCTACCGGCGCGCGCTCGCTGTGCTCGAAGACGGCCGCGTGACCGAGGCGATCGCCACGCTGCAGGCGGGCCTGCAGATCGATCCGCGCCACGAAGCAGCGCGCCAGACGCTGGTCGGCCTGCTGATCGAGGCTGGCCGTCCGGACGATGCGATGCGCCAGTTGCAGGCCGCGCTCGCGCTCGACGCGCGCCAGCCGGCGCTGGCGATGCTGCTGGCACGCCTGCAGCTCGAACGGGGCGGGCCGGCCATCGATACCCTGATGCGCACGCTGCCCTATGCGGCGGGCAATGGCGAGTACCACGCATTCCTGGCCGGTGTGCTGCAGCGCGAAGGTCGTGTCCATGAAGCGGCCGACCATTACCAGGCCGCGCTCAAGCGCTCGCCCGGCAATGGCGTCTGGTGGATGGGCCTGGGCATCGCGCTGCAGGCCGACAAGCGCGACGCCGAAAGCCGCGCTGCCTTCACGCAGGCCCAGGCCAGCGGGACGCTGTCGCCTGAACTGCAGGCCTTCGTCGAGCGTCGGCTGGGCCAACTCGGTCGTTGA
- a CDS encoding AAA family ATPase, protein MYAAHFGLRELPFGITPDTSFFFGSPRSQEALNTLLVAARSGEGFIKITGEVGTGKTLLCRKFMATLGEGFVTAYIPNPYLEPRTLMLALADELEIVLERDVDQHQLLKAINLRLLQLAAQDLRVVLCLDEAQAIPVDSLEALRLLTNLETEKRKLLQIVLFGQPELNRKLQLDSIRQLAQRITFHYHLGPLNRDDIDFYVAHRLRVAGFTGARLFSSAAIRSLYRASGGVPRLVNIMAHKAMMLSYGQGKQQVAGGHVAIAARDTVGVGRAIRQWLTGGAIIMGALGVFAWVVAP, encoded by the coding sequence ATGTACGCGGCGCACTTTGGCCTGCGCGAGCTGCCGTTCGGGATCACGCCGGACACCAGCTTTTTCTTCGGCAGCCCGCGCTCGCAGGAAGCGCTCAACACGCTCCTGGTGGCGGCGCGCAGCGGCGAAGGCTTCATCAAGATCACGGGTGAAGTCGGCACCGGCAAGACACTGTTGTGCCGCAAGTTCATGGCGACGCTGGGGGAAGGGTTCGTCACGGCCTACATCCCGAACCCGTATCTCGAACCGCGCACCTTGATGCTGGCGCTGGCCGACGAACTGGAGATCGTGCTCGAGCGTGATGTCGACCAGCACCAGCTGCTCAAGGCAATCAACCTGCGCCTGCTGCAACTGGCCGCGCAGGACCTGCGCGTCGTGCTGTGCCTGGACGAAGCGCAGGCGATTCCCGTCGACAGCCTGGAAGCCCTGCGGCTGCTGACCAACCTGGAAACGGAAAAGCGCAAGCTGCTGCAGATCGTCCTGTTCGGGCAGCCCGAACTCAATCGCAAGCTGCAACTGGACTCGATCCGCCAGCTGGCACAGCGCATCACGTTCCACTACCACCTGGGACCATTGAATCGCGACGACATCGATTTCTACGTGGCGCACCGGCTGCGCGTGGCCGGTTTCACCGGCGCGCGGCTGTTTTCCAGCGCCGCGATCCGCAGCCTGTACAGGGCCAGCGGGGGCGTGCCGCGCCTGGTCAACATCATGGCGCACAAGGCGATGATGCTCAGTTACGGCCAGGGTAAGCAGCAGGTCGCGGGAGGCCATGTTGCCATCGCCGCGCGTGACACGGTGGGCGTGGGGCGCGCGATCCGCCAGTGGCTGACGGGCGGCGCGATCATCATGGGCGCCCTCGGCGTGTTTGCCTGGGTGGTGGCGCCATGA